The Podospora pseudopauciseta strain CBS 411.78 chromosome 2 map unlocalized CBS411.78m_2, whole genome shotgun sequence genome has a window encoding:
- a CDS encoding uncharacterized protein (COG:S; EggNog:ENOG503P1CI) translates to MDPLTSISLVANVAAFIDFGFKIVSAAREVQSSTSGTTATNVNAEVLTINFRTVVANIKGSRLAGNSQLDEARLAALVDECERLSDELLGLLDSLRAKKPGSKRHVFVIAWRNMMKRGEKEALEARLDRCRNQLQLEIAQRTSEKSLERLGVIAASGECQTNELAVIKRSLHDLHQLHSTTQTKLDSTSFQGLNSLLKLCGQAFESVALSKLLSSIGFEKMSDRLENIAEAHATTFNWLVDASEAVDPKASLGDLESLEAQEWLRYTEVQDSYRKVSREALTSWLLEGNGIFHIFGKPGSGKSTLLKHLLKHPAVQNMLEGWAGGKALIKCSFFFWKGGSVGQKTFSGLYRSLLCSVFKQCPELVPSIVPSLWQLCLQGGNAQLTDAEARHAFLEIMERDEVFTHRKFAFFIDGLDEFEGDDTGLVRTFLSWTRLRPDNIKICVSSRELPLFQERFSSYPKLRLHEVTSLDIMGYVKSTLEENEDLSSAVDHSLTLHLGQKIIEKAEGVLLWVSLVLRIVERGLLQEDNPEDLEAKIDGLPTELENLFQVIFNAIETEAHPIDRRRAMLTLAVCLERTSWELSNVFLHQLSFLDEYESDCNFLFKSLRKTKTIEDEERLRRCRKQVNGRCRGLVSVTASSADEPDVPIPTRRVEQVAITHRSLIEFFSKTQVRDVIEAQTQGFNMTHFTSRSFVAQQMTEPDPSSIEESHLHFDILGLFKVVWYHDFMNTSIVTDVLLDLQKIPFLSSRLKVSGGGIYRPMDYGWSYVWRKRAACRRLVSHKQDRTVADIIIFLALKYGLPELLTPPEVLKGGTLVQAAQKIGPQHLLMRIFDTLLASTQPSWNQLELRQYDRLLKTMAMCLRDGASPNLPVTWQQDYPLLNRFSGKISSLWEVLIWTTLCGYDNVNGMQINGQKRNLTFLPIWVLFLAYGADTEFKLQVDTEHTASLYQDAIRIVALFRKEQEDLFTPLFIPRLQNLVVDMALKQNGLLSLSDITSLLFPDDFHKFVPLLEQQGNSEQDGEEKRCAVLKSFGLDLDHWDPPPPSPVVAVFPEVFGLSINKFVLEMLGPYAVDEPQRGIVVYTKQGIELLDRNNPAHDRVDILE, encoded by the exons ATGGATCCCCTCACGTCCATCAGCCTGGTTGCCAATGTTGCCGCCTTTATTGATTTCGGCTTCAAGATTGTGTCCGCTGCCCGCGAGGTTCAAAGTTCCACAAGTGGGACGACTGCTACCAATGTCAATGCTGAGGTTCTTACTATCAACTTTAGGACAGTCGTCGCAAACATTAAAGGTTCTCGGCTTGCAGGTAACTCTCAGTTGGACGAGGCGAGGTTAGCTGCGCTTGTTGACGAATGTGAGCGTCTATCGgatgagcttcttggcctACTGGACTCTCTCAGGGCCAAAAAGCCAGGCTCAAAGAGACATGTGTTCGTCATCGCCTGGAGGAACATGATGAAAAGGGGTGAAAAGGAGGCGTTGGAAGCGCGGTTGGATAGATGCAGAAATCAGCTGCAGCTGGAAATTGCCCAGCGAACGAG TGAAAAGTCCCTGGAACGTCTGGGGGTCATTGCGGCAAGTGGTGAATGCCAAACAAACGAGCTCGCTGTCATCAAACGTAGCTTGCACGATTTGCATCAGCTGCATTCTaccacccaaaccaaacTTGATTCGACCTCATTTCAGGGGTTGAACAGCTTACTGAAGCTCTGCGGGCAAGCCTTTGAAAGCGTTGCTCTTTCCAAGCTCCTATCCTCCATTGGGTTCGAGAAAATGTCTGATCGACTTGAAAATATCGCCGAGGCCCATGCAACGACTTTCAACTGGCTAGTGGATGCTTCCGAGGCTGTGGATCCCAAAGCATCATTGGGAGATTTGGAATCTTTAGAGGCCCAAGAGTGGCTACGCTACACCGAGGTTCAAGATTCATATCGCAAGGTGTCTCGGGAGGCTCTAACATCGTGGCTTTTGGAAGGTAATGGGATTTTCCACATCTTCGGAAAGCCAGGGTCAGGAAAGTCCACGTTGTTGAAGCATCTGCTGAAGCACCCTGCTGTTCAGAATATGCTTGAAGGGTGGGCTGGAGGCAAAGCACTGATCAAGtgctcttttttcttctggaAAGGTGGCTCGGTTGGCCAAAAAACGTTTTCCGGTCTTTACCGATCCCTTCTCTGTTCGGTCTTCAAACAGTGCCCGGAGCTGGTCCCATCAATTGTCCCATCACTTTGGCAACTGTGTTTGCAGGGTGGCAACGCTCAATTGACCGACGCTGAAGCGCGCCATGCTTTCCTGGAGATAATGGAGCGAGACGAAGTCTTTACACACCGAAAATTTGCATTCTTCATTGACGGCCTGGATGAGTTCGAAGGCGATGACACTGGCTTGGTTCGTACCTTTCTCAGTTGGACACGGCTCAGACCCGACAACATCAAAATCTGCGTTTCAAGTCGCGAGCTTCCGCTATTCCAAGAGCGTTTCTCATCGTATCCCAAGCTTCGACTACACGAGGTTACAAGTTTGGACATTATGGGTTATGTGAAGAGTACGCTCGAAGAGAATGAAGACTTGTCCTCGGCAGTCGACCACAGCCTCACCCTCCATCTTGGTCAGAAGATCATTGAGAAGGCAGAAGGAGTGCTGCTGTGGGTATCATTGGTCCTGCGGATTGTTGAGCGTGGTCTTCTTCAGGAGGACAACCCCGAAGACTTGGAGGCCAAGATCGATGGACTGCCTACAGAACTCGAGAATTTGTTTCAAGTCATATTCAACGCAATTGAGACAGAGGCTCACCCTATTGACAGGCGCAGGGCTATGCTCACTCTAGCTGTTTGCTTGGAGCGGACATCTTGGGAACTATCCAATGTTTTTCTTCATCAGTTATCCTTTCTGGATGAGTACGAATCAGATTGCAATTTTCTCTTCAAGAGTTTACGCAAAACAAAGACTattgaagatgaagaaagGCTACGGAGATGTCGGAAGCAAGTCAACGGACGATGCAGAGGACTTGTGAGCGTAACTGCATCAAGCGCTGACGAACCGGACGTGCCAATACCGACAAGAAGAGTTGAACAAGTTGCAATTACACACCGCTCCCTCATCGAATTCTTTTCGAAAACACAGGTCCGTGATGTTATCGAGGCTCAGACCCAAGGATTCAACATGACACACTTTACTAGCCGATCTTTCGTGGCTCAGCAGATGACAGAACCGGATCCAAGTTCGATAGAGGAATCTCACCTCCACTTCGACATTCTTGGACTCTTCAAGGTTGTATGGTACCATGATTTCATGAACACATCCATTGTGACAGATGTGCTTCTAGACTTGCAAAAAATTCCCTTTCTTTCATCCCGACTCAAGGTCTCGGGGGGTGGAATCTATCGGCCAATGGACTATGGGTGGTCGTATGTTTGGAGAAAGAGAGCGGCATGCCGTCGTCTTGTTTCACATAAGCAGGATCGAACTGTTGCTGATATCATCATTTTCCTGGCATTGAAATATGGGCTGCCAGAGCTCTTAACCCCACCCGAGGTGCTCAAGGGAGGGACACTTGTTCAAGCTGCTCAGAAGATTGGGCCGCAGCACCTACTAATGCGTATATTTGACACTTTACTGGCATCGACTCAACCCTCTTGGAATCAGCTTGAACTCCGACAGTATGACCGCCTTCTGAAGACAATGGCCATGTGCCTACGAGATGGGGCATCACCAAATCTCCCAGTCACTTGGCAACAAGACTACCCTTTACTAAATCGGTTTTCAGGAAAGATCTCAAGTCTGTGGGAGGTATTGATCTGGACAACCTTGTGTGGGTACGATAACGTGAACGGAATGCAAATCAACGGACAAAAGCGCAATTTGACCTTTTTGCCCATTTGGGTTCTCTTCCTGGCTTATGGTGCAGACACCGAGTTCAAGCTCCAGGTCGATACTGAACACACAGCATCACTTTACCAAGACGCTATTCGCATTGTCGCGCTTTTcagaaaagaacaagaggaCCTCTTCACGCCGCTCTTTATCCCGCGGCTACAGAACTTGGTGGTTGACATGGCTTTGAAACAAAACGGGCTCCTCAGTCTCTCCGATATCACCAGCTTACTCTTCCCGGATGACTTTCACAAGTTTGTACCTCTGCTCGAGCAACAAGGGAACAGCGAAcaggacggggaggagaaaCGGTGCGCAGTGCTTAAATCTTTTGGACTGGATTTAGATCACTGGGATCCTCCGCCACCATCGCCAGTAGTCGCAGTGTTTCCAGAAGTCTTTGGCTTGTCGATTAACAAGTTTGTTCTAGAAATGTTGGGCCCTTATGCGGTGGACGAGCCGCAGCGGGGGATTGTGGTCTACACCAAACAGGGTATCGAACTTTTGGACCGAAACAATCCAGCACATGACCGAGTCGACATTCTTGAGTAG
- a CDS encoding uncharacterized protein (COG:S; EggNog:ENOG503P141) produces the protein MTTPIQKGQTKEIHYLGSQAYQRSKNCSQPSENPLNDSTFPRKKQPSCSNTQPYIPRFSMSNTIPQNPPPPPPVNEKVPLLPTPTAEDHLKTSCGNLITWLGGPYAILLQIASPSIALGSCTHSRFRTHPISRFRRTAAFIIAVVHGTEEQRNLICNAIKKQHSHIHGPNYTANDPLLQKWTAATLFVAGQKTHELFSIEKKPMSREEKEVLCQEFGRFATALDMPLEMWPGSLGEFERYFNEELQSLEIIEASKQVADVLLRGMELPWFLMWALPVMRVLMAGWLPERFRVAFELPDPNGWAVWAAYWVVVQLVWGLNWLTPEGVRVLVESWMKRDMAKAAEDIRVHGRWMI, from the exons ATGACGACGCCGATACAAAAAGGCCAAACAAAGGAAATCCACTACCTCGGCTCGCAAGCTTACCAGCGAAGCAAGAACTGCAGCCAGCCTTCAGAGAACCCACTCAACGACAGCACATTTCCAAGGAAGAAACAACCATCTTGCTCGAATACTCAACCCTATATCCCACGGTTCTCCATGTCCAACACCATaccccaaaacccaccaccaccaccacctgttAACGAAAAagtccctctcctcccaaccccaaccgcaGAAGACCACCTCAAGACCTCCTGCGGCAACCTCATAACCTGGCTCGGCGGACCCtacgccatcctcctccaaatcgCCTCCCCCAGCATCGCCCTCGGCTCCTGCACCCACTCCCGCTTCCGCACCCACCCCATCTCCCGCTTCCGCCGAACCGCAGCCTTCATCATCGCCGTGGTCCACGGAACCGAGGAACAACGCAATCTCATCTGCAATGCTATCAAAAAACAAC ACTCCCACATCCACGGCCCAAATTATACCGCCAAcgaccccctcctccagaaaTGGACAGCAGCCACCCTCTTCGTTGCTGGCCAAAAAACTCACGAGCTGTTTTCGATTGAGAAGAAACCCATGTCACgggaggagaaagaggtGCTATGTCAGGAGTTTGGGAGGTTTGCTACCGCGTTGGATATGCCGCTGGAGATGTGGCCTGGGTCGTTGGGGGAGTTTGAGAGGTATTTTAATGAGGAATTGCAATCATTGGAGATTATAGAGGCGAGTAAGCAGGTGGCGGATGTTTTGCTGAGAGGGATGGAGTTGCCTTGGTTTTTGATGTGGGCTTTGCCGGTtatgagggtgttgatggctGGTTGGTTGCCAGAGAGGTTTAGGGTTGCTTTTGAGCTGCCTGATCCGAATGGGTGGGCAGTTTGGGCGGCTTATTGGGTTGTTGTCCAGTTGGTATGGGGGCTGAATTGGCTAACGCCTGAAGGGGTGAGGGTGCTGGTTGAATCGTGGATGAAGAGGGACATGGcgaaggcggcggaggatATTAGGGTGCATGGTCGGTGGATGATATGA
- a CDS encoding uncharacterized protein (COG:T; EggNog:ENOG503Q4SS) has protein sequence MRLVDAARVGDGCSDRSGTDEKEPLDMRRNRGMHRRQPALLKVSWSPRDCSRHFGQPGSQTDIYQSTSASTVQKRHRAITPDETPLLFTFALALRNNKPNTLNMQLKTLTLLGLASAANAQTLADVLAENAATLSSLTSFLQSEEVIYELFANAQDVTLLAPSNEALARLNATPLANELLSDPNYLTAFLAYHVLNGTFYASNLTSSPTQFLPTILDLAAYSNVTGGQRLQVQAADGGVSFLSGNGELSTVESANFNYTGGTIHIIDNYLTIPAPLPAALLEQNLTALVGAVTQAGVAETLTNARDITLFAPNNAAFDAIGNLVGELTVEQLTGILGYHVIVGQTVYSSQIEDGATATTFQGGDITLRVEDGSVFVNSARVVKADVLCANGVIHVIDGVLNPSNTDAEPNPAESTQAPAFSGASSTGGVPFTSGITVPTSAPAEPTATSGPDSGNGDDTPVEAGAAAQGAALGMAALFGAAVLLAQL, from the exons ATGCGGCTCGTCGATGCAGCAAgggttggagatggatgtTCAGATCGGTCAGGCACTGATGAGAAAGAGCCTTTGGATATGCGCCGAAACCGAGGGATGCATCGCCGTCAACCGGCCTTGCTTAAAGTCTCGTGGTCTCCCCGTGATTGTTCGAGACACTTTGGACAGCCAGGCAGTCAGACAGACATCTATCAATCTACATCCGCCTCTACCGTTCAAAAGCGCCACCGGGCCATCACTCCTGACGAGACCCCTCTCCTCTTTACTTTCGCTCTCGCTTTGAGAAACAACAAGCCAAACACACTCAATATGCAGCTCAAgaccctcaccctcctggGTCTCGCCTCGGCAGCCAACGCCCAAACCCTCGCCGACGTCCTCGCCGAGAACGCGGCTactctctcctccctcaccagctTCCTCCAGTCTGAAGAGGTCATCTACGAGCTCTTTGCCAACGCCCAAGAtgtcaccctcctcgccccctccAACGAGGCCCTCGCCCGTCTGAACGCCACCCCTCTGGCCAACGAGCTCCTCTCCGACCCCAACTACCtcaccgccttcctcgcctACCACGTCCTCAACGGGACCTTCTAcgcctccaacctcacctcctcccccacccaattcctccccaccatcctcgacctcGCGGCGTACAGCAACGTCACCGGCGGCCAGAGACTCCAAGTCCAGGCCGCTGACGGCGGCGTGAGCTTTCTTTCTGGAAACGGCGAGCTCAGCACTGTTGAATCCGCCAACTTCAACTACACCGGCGGTACCATCCACATCATCGACAACTACCTCACCATTCCCGCCCCTTTGCCTGCCGCCCTCCTGGAGCAAAACCTCACTGCTCTTGTCGGCGCCGTGACGCAGGCTGGTGTTGCCGAGACGCTTACCAACGCGCGGGACATTACCCTTTTTGCCCCCAACAACGCGGCGTTTGATGCGATTGGGAACTTGGTTGGCGAGCTGACTGTTGAGCAGCTGACGGGGATTCTGGGGTATCACGTCATTGTCGGGCAGACTGTTTATTCCAGCCAGATTGAGGACGGGGCTACGGCGACTACTTTCCAGGGGGGCGATATTACGCTTagggtggaggatgggagcGTTTTTGTCAACAGTGCTAGGGTTGTGAAGGCTGATGTGCTTTGCGCCAATGGGGTTATTCATGTTATTGATGG TgtcctcaacccctccaacaccgaCGCTGAGCCCAACCCTGCTGAGTCCACCCAGGCTCCCGCTTTCTCTGGCGCCAGCAGCACTGGCGGTGTCCCCTTCACCTCTGGCATCACTGTTCCCACCAGTGCTCCTGCCGAGCCTACTGCTACCTCTGGCCCTGACAGCGGCAACGGTGATGACACTCCTGTTgaggctggtgctgctgctcaggGTGCTGCTCTTGGCATGGCCGCCCTCTTCGGCGCTGCTGTACTCTTGGCTCAGCTGTAA